The Cygnus atratus isolate AKBS03 ecotype Queensland, Australia chromosome 12, CAtr_DNAZoo_HiC_assembly, whole genome shotgun sequence genome has a segment encoding these proteins:
- the GINS2 gene encoding DNA replication complex GINS protein PSF2 isoform X1, which yields MEPAEAEFLAEKELVTIVPSFSMDRVHLIGGDLGPFNPGLPVEVPVWLAVNLKQRQKCRLVPPEWMDVEKLEGIRDQERKEDTFTPMPSPYYMELTKLLLNYASDNIPKADEIRTLVKDTWDTRMAKLRLSADSFVRQQEAHAKLDNLTLMEINTIGTFLTQALDHMYKLRTNLQPAESSQSQDF from the exons ATGGAGCCGGCCGAGGCGGAGTTCCTGGCCGAGAAGGAGCTGGTGACGATCGTGCCCAGCTTCAGCATGGACCGCGTGCACCTCATCGGG GGGGACCTGGGCCCCTTCAATCCCGGGCTGCCGGTGGAGGTGCCCGTCTGGCTGGCCGTAAACCTGAAGCAGAGGCAGAAGTGCCGCCTGGTTCCCCCGGAGTGGATGGATGTGG AAAAACTGGAGGGGATTCGGGACCAGGAACGCAAAGAGGACACCTTCACCCCGATGCCCAGCCCCTACTACATGGAGCTCACGAAGCTGCTGTTAAACTA cgCCTCCGACAACATCCCCAAAGCCGACGAGATTCGCACGCTGGTGAAGGACACGTGGGACACGCGCATGGCCAAGCTGCGGCTGTCCGCGGACAGCTTCgtcaggcagcaggaggctcaCGCCAAG CTGGATAACCTAACCCTGATGGAGATCAACACCATCGGGACTTTCCTCACCCAAGCCTTGGACCACATGTACAAGCTGCGGACCAACCTCCAGCCCGCCGAGAGCTCCCAGTCCCAGGACTTCTGA
- the GSE1 gene encoding genetic suppressor element 1, whose product MGPIIVPPGGHSVPSTPPVVTIAPTKTVNGVWRSEGRQQEAGSRGSSSSSSRERLISEPPLAQEKAGGPSVPSHLLGTPYSFGLPPSSVVQDSRFPPLNLQRPVHHVVPPSAVTEDYLRSFRPYHTAEDLRMSSLPPLGLDPATAAAYYHPSYLTHHPFPHPAFRMDDSYCLSALRSPFYPLPAPGSLPPLHPSAMHLHLSGVRYPAELSHSSLSALQSERISSLAAERLQMDEELRQREREREREREKEREREADREREKEREREREREKELEREREKERERELERQRERAREKELSMVKAMEGPFLPMAELHGLRGHPAEERGKPSEPLAPGRAEKLKDSVLPTPKPIQHPLHQPPASHHPVPSLIPNHNVFPLPGSSAATALLIHRTNEEEKWLARQRRLRQEKEDRQSQVSEFRQQVLEQHLDMGRTPSQPEPEHRPENPRSGPSRHEPSIREPGQHFGGPPPLISPKPQHHPITTSLWNPVSLMESPPDPPRRLPEPHALHGHPAPFEPSRQGIPLVKVERVFCPEKLEDGARKRDALEKYPPPREPGAPEHGGFAHAPFLAELEKSTQSILSQQRPPLAPAAPFGEAAKPSSPYRAPPPRAQDPMYIYDEFVQQHRRLVSKLDLEERRRREAREKGYYYDLDDSCDDSDEEEVRAHLRCVAEQPPLKLDTSSEKLEFLQLFGLTTQQQKEELLSQKRRKRRRMLRERSPSPPTVQNKRRTPSPRLPLSTRYSPDEMNNSPNFEEKKRFLTIFNLTHISADKRKDKEKLVEMLQAMKQKTTPGAVVVKSSPRDSPSGPAAEPPVQPLLLDPDKPVGITGAVPDAQKPAEPGRLEQLRAPELPRAKELAAVATEKPRLSDGHAGKKALSILSYVRGPLPKDIPVPLSHSVNGKSKPWEPFIAEEFAHQFHESVLQSTQKALQKHKGGTAALTAEQNHKLDASIHYNIPELQASSRLAPHNGTAEGPLPHRALAPPPPRDSASEEEEEEEEEEEEEEECPRPKWQGIEAIFEAYQEHIEEQNLERQVLQTQCRRLEAQHYSLSLTAEQLSHSMAELRTQKQKMVSERERLQAELDHLRKCLALPAMQWSRGYFKGYPR is encoded by the exons ATGGGCCCCATCATCGTGCCCCCGGGGGGGCACAGCGTGCCCAGCACGCCCCCCGTTGTCACCATCGCCCCCACCAAGACGGTCAACGGGGTCTGGAGGAGCGAGGGCAGACAG cAAGAAGCGGGGTcgcggggcagcagcagcagcagcagccgcgaGCGCCTCATCTCCGAGCCCCCCCTGGCGCAGGAGAAGGCGGGGGGCCCCTCGGTCCCCTCGCACCTCCTGGGGACGCCGTACTCCTTCGGGCTGCCCCCCAGCTCCGTGGTCCAGGACTCCCGCTTCCCACCGCTCAA CCTGCAGCGCCCCGTCCACCACGTGGTGCCCCCCAGCGCCGTCACCGAGGACTACCTGCGCAGCTTTCGGCCCTACCACACCGCCGAGGACCTCCGCATGTCCTCCCTGCCGCCCCTCGGCCTCGACCCGGCCACGGCGGCCGCCTACTACCACCCCAGCTACCTGACCCACCACCCCTTCCCGCACCCTGCCTTCAG gatGGACGACTCGTACTGCCTGTCGGCGCTGCGCTCCCCCTTCTACCCGCTGCCGGCGCCGGGCTCGCTGCCCCCCCTGCACCCGTCGGCCATGCACCTGCACCTCTCGGGCGTGCGGTACCCCGCCGAGCTGTCGCACTCCTCGCTCTCGGCGCTGCAGTCGGAGCGCATCTCCAGCCTCGCCGCCGAGAG GCTGCAAATGGACGAGGAGCTGCGGCAGAGGGAGCGGGAGCGcgagagggagagggagaaggagcgGGAGCGGGAAGCCGACCGGGAGCGGGAGAAGGAGCGCGAACGGGAGCGGGAGCGCgagaaggagctggagagggAGCGCGAGAaggagcgggagcgggagctggagaggcagagggagcGCGCCCGCGAGAAGGAGCTGAGCATGGTGAAAGCCATGGAGGGCCCCTTCCTGCCCATGGCCGAGCTGCACGGGCTGCGGGGCCACCCGGCCGAGGAGCGGGGCAAGCCGTCGGAGCCGCTGGCGCCCGGCAGAGCAG agaaACTCAAGGACTCGGTGCTGCCCACGCCGAAGCCCATCCAGCACCCGCTGCACCAGCCGCCGGCCTCGCACCACCCCGTGCCCAGCCTCATCCCCAACCACAACGTGTTCCCCCTGCCCGGCAGCAGCGCGGCCACGGCGCTGCTCATCCACCGCACCAACGAGGAGGAGAAGTGGCTGGCGCGGCAGCGCCGGCTGCGCCAGGAGAAGGAGGACCGCCAGTCCCAGGTCTCCGAGTTTCGGcagcaggtgctggagcagcacctCGACATGGGGCGCACCCCGAGCCAGCCCGAGCCCGAGCACCGCCCGGAGAACCCCAG GTCAGGACCAAGCCGCCACGAGCCGAGCATCCGGGAGCCGGGGCAGCACTTCGGCGGCCCACCGCCGCTCATCTCCCCCaagccccagcaccaccccatCACCACGTCCCTCTGGAACCCCGTCTCCCTGATGGAGAGCCCCCCCGACCCTCCCCGGCGCCTCCCCGAGCCCCACGCCCTCCACGGCCACCCGGCCCCCTTCGAGCCCAGCCGCCAGGGCATCCCGCTGGTGAAGGTGGAGCGGGTCTTCTGCCCCGAGAAGCTGGAGGACGGGGCAAGGAAAAGGGACGCGCTGGAGAAATACCCCCCGCCGCGGGAGCCCGGCGCCCCCGAGCACGGGGGCTTCGCCCACGCGCCCTTCCTGGCCGAGCTGGAGAAATCCACGCAGAGCATCCTCAGCCAGCAGAGACCCCCGTTAGCCCCAGCCGCCCCCTTCGGCGAGGCCGCCAAGCCCAGCTCGCCCTACagagcccccccgccccgcgcccagGACCCCATGTACATCTACGACGAGTTCGTGCAGCAGCACCGCAGGCTGGTCAGCAAGCTCGACCTGGAGGAGCGCCGGCGGAGGGAGGCCCGTGAGAAAG gttaCTACTACGACCTGGATGACTCCTGCGACGACAGCGACGAGGAGGAGGTGCGGGCACATCTCCGGTGCGTGGCCGAGCAGCCCCCGCTGAAGCTGGACACGTCCTCCGAG AAGCTGGAGTTCCTGCAGCTCTTCGGCCTCACCAcgcagcagcagaaggaggaGTTGCTGAGCCAGAAGCGGCGCAAGCGCCGGCGGATGCTGCGGGAGAGGAGCCCCTCGCCGCCGACGGTGCAGAACAAGCGCCGCACGCCCTCCCCGCGCCTCCCGCTCTCCACCCGCTACAGCCCCGACGAGATGAACAACAGCCCCAACTTCGAGGAGAAGAAGCGGTTCCTCACCATCTTCAACCTCACGCACATCAGCGCCGACAAGAGGAAAG ACAAGGAGAAGCTGGTGGAGATGCTGCAGGCCATGAAGCAGAAGACCACGCCGGGCGCCGTGGTGGTGAAGAGCTCGCCGCGGGACAGCCCcagcggccccgccgccg AGCCGCCGGTGCAGCCGCTGCTGCTGGACCCGGATAAGCCCGTGGGCATCACCGGCGCCGTGCCCGACGCGCAGAAGCCAGCAGAGCCGGGGCGCTTGGAGCAGCTGCGAGCCCCGGAGCTCCCCAGGGCTAAGGAGCTGGCCGCCGTGGCCACCGAGAAGCCCCGGCTGAGCGACGGGCACGCCGGGAAGAAGGCGCTGAGCATCCTCAGCTACGTCCGGGGCCCCCTGCCCAAGGACATCCCGGTGCCGCTGTCCCACAGCGTGAACGGCAAGAGCAAGCCCTGGGAGCCCTTCATCGCCGAGGAGTTCGCCCACCAGTTCCACGAGTCGGTGCTGCAGTCCACCCAGAAGGCGCTGCAGAAGCACAAAG GGGGGACGGCGGCGCTGACGGCGGAGCAGAACCACAAGCTGGACGCCTCCATCCACTACAACATCCCCGAGCTGCAGGCTTCCAGCCGCCTGGCCCCGCACAACGGCACGGCCGAGGGGCCCCTGCCCCACCGGGCgctcgccccgccgccgccccgggaCTCGGCctccgaggaggaggaggaggaggaagaggaggaggaggaggaggaggagtgccCCAGGCCCAAGTGGCAAGGGATCGAGGCAATTTTTGAGGCTTACCAGGAACATATAGAAG AACAAAACCTGGAGCGCCAAGTGCTGCAGACGCAGTGCCGGCGGCTGGAGGCGCAGCACTACAGCCTGAGCCTGACGGCCGAGCAGCTCTCGCACAGCATGGCG GAACTGCGGACGCAGAAGCAGAAGATGGTCTCGGAGCGCGAGCGGCTGCAAGCCGAGCTGGATCACCTGCGGAAGTGCCTTGCCTTGCCCGCGATGCAGTGGTCTCGGGGTTATTTCAAGGGGTACCCCAGGTGA
- the GINS2 gene encoding DNA replication complex GINS protein PSF2 isoform X2, with the protein MEPAEAEFLAEKELGDLGPFNPGLPVEVPVWLAVNLKQRQKCRLVPPEWMDVEKLEGIRDQERKEDTFTPMPSPYYMELTKLLLNYASDNIPKADEIRTLVKDTWDTRMAKLRLSADSFVRQQEAHAKLDNLTLMEINTIGTFLTQALDHMYKLRTNLQPAESSQSQDF; encoded by the exons ATGGAGCCGGCCGAGGCGGAGTTCCTGGCCGAGAAGGAGCTG GGGGACCTGGGCCCCTTCAATCCCGGGCTGCCGGTGGAGGTGCCCGTCTGGCTGGCCGTAAACCTGAAGCAGAGGCAGAAGTGCCGCCTGGTTCCCCCGGAGTGGATGGATGTGG AAAAACTGGAGGGGATTCGGGACCAGGAACGCAAAGAGGACACCTTCACCCCGATGCCCAGCCCCTACTACATGGAGCTCACGAAGCTGCTGTTAAACTA cgCCTCCGACAACATCCCCAAAGCCGACGAGATTCGCACGCTGGTGAAGGACACGTGGGACACGCGCATGGCCAAGCTGCGGCTGTCCGCGGACAGCTTCgtcaggcagcaggaggctcaCGCCAAG CTGGATAACCTAACCCTGATGGAGATCAACACCATCGGGACTTTCCTCACCCAAGCCTTGGACCACATGTACAAGCTGCGGACCAACCTCCAGCCCGCCGAGAGCTCCCAGTCCCAGGACTTCTGA